From Streptomyces sp. NBC_00775, one genomic window encodes:
- a CDS encoding MFS transporter gives MTHTTTDQPARRQSGAIVPVLAFAGIVVAVMQTLLVPVIKDLPTLLSTTPSNATWVLTSTLLSGAVATPIMGRLGDLFGKRRMLILSLAVMVVGALISALTSALMPMIVGRTLQGFAMGAIPLGIGLMRDMLPREKLGSAMALMSSSIGVGGGLALPAAALVAQHTNWHALFYGAAGLGVLSIALTLLFVPESPMRAEGTFDVLGAIGLSVGLVLFLLPITKGSDWGWTSGTTLGLFAASAVVLVLWGVMELRLKAPLVDLRTTARPAVLFTNLASIMVGVSFYVVSLVLPQLLQLPKATGYGLGQSMVTAGLLVAPLGLTMMFTAPVYAKLSAKYGPKVTLILGMLIIAIGYGAGLGLMNAAWQSLVIAVVLGAGIGLAYSSLPALIIGSVPASETGAANGLNTLMRSIGTSVSSAVIGMVLANTANHVGGVAIPTMHGFRVSFLIATGAVAVGLLMALLLPGRRQATKPQLRASSEEEAALERAAEVLGGFRGLVLNADGDPVARAKVTLIDHRGRQAGATLSAEDGSYALAVPAEGAYVLAAKASGHGPRASSATHSGDDRPVEVHLALPGETVPA, from the coding sequence ATGACGCACACGACGACCGACCAGCCCGCCCGGAGGCAGAGCGGCGCGATCGTGCCGGTGCTCGCCTTCGCGGGCATCGTTGTCGCGGTGATGCAGACCCTGCTCGTCCCGGTCATCAAGGACCTGCCGACGCTGCTGAGCACCACTCCCAGCAACGCCACCTGGGTACTGACCTCGACCCTGCTCTCGGGAGCCGTGGCCACGCCGATCATGGGGCGCCTCGGCGACCTCTTCGGCAAGCGGCGCATGCTGATCCTCAGCCTCGCCGTGATGGTCGTCGGCGCGCTGATCAGCGCGTTGACCAGCGCCCTGATGCCGATGATCGTGGGCCGCACGCTCCAGGGCTTCGCCATGGGCGCCATCCCGCTCGGCATCGGCCTGATGCGCGACATGCTGCCCCGCGAGAAGCTCGGCTCGGCGATGGCCTTGATGAGCTCCTCGATCGGCGTCGGCGGCGGACTCGCACTGCCCGCCGCGGCCCTGGTCGCGCAGCACACCAACTGGCACGCCCTCTTCTACGGCGCCGCCGGTCTCGGCGTCCTCTCGATCGCCCTCACCCTCCTCTTCGTGCCGGAGTCCCCGATGCGCGCCGAGGGCACCTTCGACGTGCTGGGCGCGATAGGCCTCTCCGTGGGCCTCGTCCTCTTCCTCCTGCCGATCACCAAGGGCAGTGACTGGGGCTGGACCTCGGGCACCACGCTCGGCCTGTTCGCCGCGTCGGCCGTCGTGCTCGTCCTGTGGGGCGTGATGGAGCTGCGCCTGAAGGCTCCGCTGGTGGACCTGCGCACCACGGCCCGTCCCGCGGTGCTCTTCACCAACCTCGCCTCGATCATGGTCGGCGTCTCCTTCTACGTCGTCTCCCTCGTCCTGCCGCAGCTGCTCCAGCTGCCGAAGGCCACCGGCTACGGCCTCGGCCAGTCGATGGTCACCGCGGGCCTGCTCGTGGCCCCGCTCGGCCTGACGATGATGTTCACGGCGCCCGTCTACGCCAAGCTGTCCGCGAAGTACGGCCCCAAGGTCACCCTGATCCTCGGCATGCTGATCATCGCGATCGGCTACGGCGCCGGACTCGGCCTGATGAACGCCGCCTGGCAGAGCCTCGTGATCGCGGTGGTCCTGGGCGCCGGCATCGGCCTCGCGTACTCCTCGCTGCCCGCGCTGATCATCGGCTCGGTCCCGGCGTCGGAGACGGGTGCGGCGAACGGCCTCAACACCCTCATGCGCTCCATCGGTACGTCCGTGTCGAGCGCCGTCATCGGCATGGTCCTCGCCAACACGGCGAACCACGTGGGCGGCGTCGCGATCCCGACCATGCACGGCTTCCGCGTCTCGTTCCTGATCGCGACCGGCGCGGTGGCGGTCGGCCTGCTGATGGCCCTCCTCCTGCCCGGCCGGCGCCAGGCGACCAAGCCCCAGCTGCGCGCCAGCAGCGAGGAGGAGGCCGCCCTGGAGCGGGCGGCCGAGGTACTCGGCGGTTTCCGCGGCTTGGTCCTGAACGCCGACGGCGACCCCGTCGCCCGCGCCAAGGTCACCCTGATCGACCACCGCGGCCGCCAGGCCGGCGCCACGCTCTCCGCCGAGGACGGCAGCTACGCGCTCGCCGTGCCCGCCGAGGGTGCGTACGTCCTGGCCGCCAAGGCCTCGGGTCACGGCCCGAGGGCCTCGTCGGCGACGCACTCCGGCGACGACCGTCCGGTCGAGGTGCATCTGGCGCTGCCGGGCGAGACCGTTCCGGCGTAA
- a CDS encoding N-acetylmuramoyl-L-alanine amidase, with amino-acid sequence MSYVGPDFDPPQPRRSRRGPLTVAVAALVPGALAGWLVWQAVGNDSGDGGGSGKAGPLSSSSAPLSPSASASDNSKPRTSATPSPTPSTSRPAASGPLKGKVVVIDPGHNAGNFQHTSEISRQVDIGTNRKECDTTGTSTNAGYTEAEFTLDVAHRLRTILEQQGATVKFTQDGDRAWGPCVDERARIGNEAHADAVVSIHADGSAAGNRGFHVILPGAVHEGAADTRPIVTSSRDLGERIAGLFVRETGSAPSNYVGDGTGLVVRKDLGGLNLSTVPKVFIECGNMRDSKDAAQLTSGAWRQKAARGISEGIVSFLRG; translated from the coding sequence GTGTCGTACGTAGGCCCTGACTTCGATCCGCCCCAGCCGCGCCGCTCCCGGCGCGGGCCGCTCACCGTCGCGGTCGCCGCCCTTGTACCAGGGGCGCTGGCCGGGTGGCTGGTGTGGCAGGCGGTGGGCAACGACTCGGGCGACGGGGGCGGTTCCGGCAAGGCGGGTCCGCTGTCGTCGTCCTCCGCGCCCCTCTCACCGTCCGCGTCCGCCTCGGACAACAGCAAGCCGCGTACGTCGGCGACCCCGAGCCCGACGCCCTCCACCTCACGTCCCGCCGCCTCCGGACCCCTCAAGGGCAAGGTCGTCGTCATCGACCCCGGGCACAACGCCGGCAACTTCCAGCACACGTCCGAGATCAGCCGCCAGGTCGACATCGGTACGAACCGGAAGGAGTGCGACACCACGGGCACCTCGACCAACGCGGGTTACACGGAAGCCGAGTTCACGCTCGACGTCGCACACCGGCTGCGGACGATCCTCGAACAGCAGGGCGCCACGGTGAAGTTCACCCAGGACGGCGACCGCGCATGGGGCCCGTGCGTCGACGAGCGGGCGCGGATCGGCAACGAGGCGCACGCCGACGCCGTCGTCTCCATCCACGCGGACGGCTCGGCGGCCGGCAACCGCGGATTCCATGTGATCCTGCCGGGGGCGGTGCACGAAGGCGCCGCGGACACCCGACCGATCGTCACCTCCTCCCGCGACCTGGGCGAGCGCATCGCGGGCCTGTTCGTCCGCGAGACGGGCAGCGCGCCCTCCAACTACGTCGGTGACGGCACCGGACTCGTGGTCCGAAAGGATCTCGGCGGTCTCAATCTGTCAACGGTTCCGAAGGTGTTCATCGAGTGCGGCAACATGCGCGATAGCAAGGATGCTGCGCAGCTGACCAGCGGCGCGTGGCGGCAGAAGGCGGCGCGTGGGATCTCTGAGGGAATCGTGAGTTTCCTGCGCGGGTAG
- a CDS encoding IS5 family transposase (programmed frameshift) → MARSKPWNVDDELWAVIEPLLPKVERRTHHPGRNRHPDRLVFQGILFVLHTGIAWEHLPQELGFGSGMTCWRRLAEWTGAGVWSRLHEVLLAKLRHANALDFSRAAVDGPHPRVKRGSKTGRSPVDRGRTGSKHHLITDATGIPLAVTLTGGNRNDVTQLVPLLEAVPPVRGKRGRPRRRPDVVLGDRGYDHDKYRRLVWALGVKPVIARRGTAHGSGLGSQRWVVERAFAHLHWFRRLRIRWEIRDDIHEAFLTLGCVLICWRRLIAREAATRN, encoded by the exons GTGGCTCGGTCGAAGCCGTGGAACGTCGATGACGAGCTGTGGGCGGTGATCGAACCGCTGCTGCCGAAGGTCGAGCGTCGGACTCACCATCCCGGGCGGAACAGACATCCGGACCGGTTGGTGTTCCAGGGCATTCTGTTCGTGTTGCATACCGGGATCGCTTGGGAACACCTGCCGCAGGAGCTCGGCTTCGGATCGGGCATGACGTGCTGGCGCCGCTTGGCCGAGTGGACCGGGGCCGGTGTGTGGTCCCGGCTGCACGAGGTCCTCCTCGCCAAGCTCCGCCACGCGAACGCCCTGGACTTCTCCCGGGCGGCGGTCGACGGA CCACATCCGCGCGTTAAAAGGGGCTCCAAGACGGGACGAAGCCCCGTTGACCGGGGCAGGACGGGCAGCAAGCATCACCTGATCACCGACGCCACCGGCATCCCACTCGCTGTCACCCTGACCGGCGGCAACCGCAACGACGTCACCCAGCTCGTCCCACTGCTCGAAGCCGTGCCGCCCGTGCGGGGCAAGCGCGGCCGGCCCCGGCGCCGCCCCGATGTCGTGCTCGGCGACCGCGGCTACGACCACGACAAGTACCGCCGCCTCGTGTGGGCCCTCGGGGTGAAGCCGGTGATCGCCCGCCGGGGCACCGCGCATGGCTCCGGCCTCGGCAGCCAACGCTGGGTCGTGGAACGCGCGTTCGCCCACCTGCATTGGTTCCGCCGCCTGCGCATCCGCTGGGAGATCCGCGATGACATCCACGAAGCGTTCCTCACGCTCGGCTGCGTGCTCATCTGCTGGAGGCGCCTCATCGCCCGTGAGGCCGCCACCCGCAACTGA
- a CDS encoding LLM class F420-dependent oxidoreductase translates to MRLGLALGYWGRGPSADHVPLALEAERLGYHSVWTAESWGSDAFTPLTWIAAQTSRIQLGTAIAQMAARSPTTTAMHALTLDHLSGGRMMLGLGLSGPQVVEGWYGRPFPKSPLTATREYVDVVRQVLRREAPVELDGRFHSHPYRGADGTGLGKALKPITHPLRAELPVLLGAEGPKNIAQTTRIADGWLPLYWSPTRPQAYEASLTDLPEGFLVAPMARAHVCDDVAEGLLPVKAMLGFYIGGMGHAARNFHADLMARMGFEEEARRIQRLFLEGRREEAVLAVPDAFADEISLVGPRERIAERLELWRKGPVTDLLVLSPDPHTLRVLADLNT, encoded by the coding sequence ATGCGGCTCGGTCTCGCACTCGGCTACTGGGGTCGCGGCCCCTCGGCGGACCATGTGCCGCTCGCCCTGGAGGCGGAGCGGCTCGGTTACCACTCCGTGTGGACCGCCGAGTCCTGGGGCTCCGACGCCTTCACCCCGCTCACCTGGATCGCCGCGCAGACGTCCCGCATCCAACTCGGCACGGCCATCGCGCAGATGGCCGCCCGCTCCCCCACCACCACCGCGATGCACGCGCTCACGCTCGACCACCTCTCCGGCGGGCGCATGATGCTCGGGCTCGGCCTGTCGGGGCCACAGGTCGTCGAGGGCTGGTACGGACGCCCGTTCCCGAAGTCGCCGCTGACCGCGACACGGGAGTACGTCGATGTCGTACGCCAAGTCCTCAGGCGTGAGGCCCCCGTTGAACTGGACGGGCGTTTCCACTCCCATCCCTACCGGGGCGCCGACGGCACGGGCCTCGGCAAGGCGCTGAAGCCGATCACCCACCCCCTGCGCGCCGAACTGCCCGTCCTGCTGGGCGCCGAGGGTCCGAAGAACATCGCGCAGACCACCCGGATCGCGGACGGCTGGCTGCCGCTGTACTGGTCGCCGACGCGCCCCCAGGCGTACGAGGCATCGCTGACCGACCTGCCCGAAGGCTTCCTCGTGGCCCCCATGGCCCGCGCGCACGTCTGCGACGACGTCGCCGAAGGGCTGCTGCCCGTCAAGGCCATGCTCGGCTTCTACATCGGCGGGATGGGGCACGCCGCGCGCAACTTCCACGCCGATCTGATGGCGCGCATGGGCTTCGAGGAGGAGGCGCGCAGGATTCAGCGGCTGTTCCTGGAGGGGCGCCGCGAGGAGGCGGTCCTCGCCGTCCCGGACGCCTTCGCGGACGAGATCTCCCTCGTCGGCCCGCGCGAACGCATCGCCGAGCGGCTGGAGTTGTGGCGCAAGGGCCCGGTGACCGACCTGCTGGTCCTGTCACCGGACCCGCACACGCTACGGGTGCTGGCGGACCTCAACACATAG
- a CDS encoding class I SAM-dependent methyltransferase, producing the protein MPAAPKPDILAAFEAAKGFMPLQEGLALYEAAVEAGRLGLPLLEVGTYCGRSTILLADAAREAGVTAITVDHHRGSEEQQPGWEYHDPETVDPEIGRMDTLPTFRRTLHQAGLEDHVVAVVGRSPQIAAFWQTPLGFVFIDGGHTDEHANGDYEGWAPHVAEGGLLVIHDVFPDPADEFTGQAPYRVYLRALESGAFTEVSVADSLRVLRRTGAGI; encoded by the coding sequence ATGCCCGCGGCACCCAAGCCCGACATCCTCGCCGCCTTCGAGGCCGCGAAGGGGTTCATGCCGCTCCAAGAGGGGCTCGCGCTGTACGAGGCGGCCGTCGAGGCCGGGCGGCTCGGGCTGCCGCTCCTGGAGGTCGGCACGTACTGCGGGCGCTCCACGATCCTGCTCGCGGACGCGGCACGCGAGGCGGGCGTGACCGCGATCACGGTCGACCACCACCGGGGCAGCGAGGAGCAGCAGCCGGGGTGGGAGTACCACGACCCGGAGACGGTCGACCCCGAGATCGGCCGGATGGACACGCTCCCCACCTTCCGCCGCACCCTCCACCAGGCGGGCCTGGAGGACCACGTGGTCGCCGTGGTCGGCCGCTCCCCGCAGATCGCCGCCTTCTGGCAGACACCCCTCGGCTTCGTCTTCATCGACGGCGGCCACACGGACGAGCACGCGAACGGCGACTACGAGGGCTGGGCGCCGCACGTCGCCGAGGGCGGCCTCCTCGTGATCCACGACGTGTTCCCGGACCCCGCCGACGAGTTCACCGGCCAGGCCCCGTACCGCGTCTACCTCAGGGCCCTGGAGTCCGGCGCGTTCACCGAGGTCTCGGTGGCCGACTCGCTGCGCGTCCTGCGGCGAACCGGAGCAGGGATCTGA
- a CDS encoding erythromycin esterase family protein, with translation MADDTVHAETVHDDTVRDAAAHDETVRWISDRAHPLALLDPEAPYSDLLPLADLVGDAQVVALGASSRQAHELATASSGVIRQLVEELGFRSVALEAADTSGLGLDEYLRTGAGDPRALLSEARPFLRTEEILDTVRWMREFNRGHPDDQVRFAGTAARPLRKSSGLDALAGIELSMAEDLIEWHERTGDKIVYWGGMVHTAKGDPRTISPSATPTAHRNAGGHLRERFGAGFVSIGLMFQHGRVPYPVPAPPPEFAETVLGDVGLPAYLLDLRGDAPEGVRNWLGAPARTRLIGPHFHAETSADNFMAGGSLAEWFDAILHVREVTSARFLPVKDD, from the coding sequence ATGGCCGATGACACAGTTCATGCCGAGACGGTTCATGACGACACGGTTCGCGACGCGGCAGCTCATGACGAGACGGTGCGGTGGATCAGTGACCGTGCCCATCCCCTCGCCCTGCTGGACCCCGAAGCGCCGTACAGCGACCTCCTCCCGTTGGCCGACCTCGTGGGCGACGCCCAGGTCGTGGCTCTCGGCGCGTCGAGCCGCCAGGCCCACGAGCTGGCCACGGCCTCGTCCGGTGTCATCCGGCAGCTCGTCGAGGAGCTGGGCTTCCGCTCCGTCGCGCTGGAGGCGGCCGACACGTCGGGCCTCGGACTCGACGAGTACCTCCGCACCGGAGCCGGTGACCCGCGCGCCCTGCTGTCCGAGGCGCGGCCGTTCCTGCGGACCGAGGAGATCCTCGACACCGTGCGGTGGATGCGCGAGTTCAACCGCGGCCATCCGGACGACCAGGTCCGCTTCGCGGGTACCGCCGCGCGGCCGCTGCGGAAGTCCTCCGGGCTGGACGCGCTCGCCGGCATCGAGCTGAGCATGGCCGAGGACCTGATCGAGTGGCACGAACGGACCGGGGACAAGATCGTCTACTGGGGTGGCATGGTGCACACCGCCAAGGGCGACCCGCGGACCATCTCCCCCTCGGCCACGCCGACGGCCCACCGGAACGCGGGCGGCCATCTGCGCGAGCGCTTCGGAGCGGGGTTCGTGTCCATCGGGCTGATGTTCCAGCACGGCAGGGTCCCGTACCCGGTCCCGGCCCCGCCGCCGGAGTTCGCCGAAACCGTGCTGGGTGACGTCGGACTGCCCGCGTACCTCCTGGACCTGCGCGGCGACGCCCCGGAGGGGGTGCGGAACTGGCTGGGCGCGCCGGCGAGGACGCGGCTGATCGGACCGCACTTCCATGCCGAGACCAGCGCCGACAACTTCATGGCCGGTGGATCGCTCGCAGAGTGGTTCGACGCGATCCTCCATGTGCGGGAGGTCACTTCGGCCCGGTTCCTGCCGGTCAAGGACGACTGA
- a CDS encoding prenyltransferase yields MTTPRTEHLVLPGVLTAEEAAATVRGILGVQRPDGAIPWFRGHHLDPWDHTEAAMALDAAGEHEAAERAYEWLARHQNGDGSWYAAYQDGAHDDVTDRGRETNFCAYLAVGVWHHYLATGDDTFLDRMWPAVYAAVEFVLRLQQPGGQIGWKREDDGTAVNDALLTGSSSIHHALRCALAIADQREEAQPDWELAVGALRHAIRRHPERFLDKDRYSMDWYYPVLGGALTGAEAKSRIEEGWDRFVVPGVGVRCVVPNPWVTGGESAELALALWVVGESDRALEILQSIQHLRDPETGLYWTGFVFEDRAIWPEELTSWTAGSLLLAVAALGGDEATCAVFGGERLPRGLDPDCCG; encoded by the coding sequence GTGACCACGCCCCGGACAGAGCACCTCGTCCTGCCCGGGGTCCTCACCGCCGAGGAGGCCGCCGCCACGGTGCGCGGGATCCTCGGGGTGCAGCGGCCGGACGGCGCCATACCGTGGTTCCGCGGTCACCACCTCGACCCGTGGGACCACACCGAGGCGGCGATGGCGCTGGACGCGGCGGGGGAGCACGAGGCCGCCGAGCGGGCGTACGAGTGGCTGGCGCGGCACCAGAACGGGGACGGCTCCTGGTACGCGGCGTACCAGGACGGGGCCCACGACGACGTCACCGACCGCGGCCGTGAGACCAACTTCTGCGCGTACCTGGCGGTGGGCGTCTGGCACCACTACCTGGCCACGGGCGACGACACGTTCCTGGACCGGATGTGGCCGGCCGTCTACGCGGCCGTGGAGTTCGTGCTGCGGCTCCAGCAGCCGGGCGGGCAGATCGGCTGGAAGCGCGAGGACGACGGCACGGCGGTCAACGACGCGCTGCTGACCGGGAGTTCGTCGATCCATCACGCGCTGCGCTGTGCGCTGGCCATCGCCGATCAGCGGGAAGAGGCGCAGCCCGACTGGGAGTTGGCGGTGGGCGCGCTGCGGCACGCGATCCGCAGGCACCCCGAGCGGTTCCTCGACAAGGACCGCTACTCGATGGACTGGTACTACCCGGTGCTCGGCGGCGCGCTGACGGGCGCCGAGGCCAAGTCCCGTATCGAGGAGGGCTGGGACCGTTTCGTGGTTCCCGGGGTCGGTGTCCGCTGCGTGGTCCCCAACCCGTGGGTGACCGGCGGCGAATCGGCCGAACTGGCCCTCGCCCTCTGGGTGGTGGGCGAGTCCGACCGCGCCCTGGAGATCCTCCAGTCCATCCAGCATCTGCGTGACCCGGAGACCGGCCTGTACTGGACGGGTTTCGTCTTCGAGGACCGGGCGATCTGGCCCGAGGAGCTCACCTCCTGGACCGCGGGCTCCCTCCTCCTGGCGGTGGCCGCGCTGGGCGGCGACGAGGCCACCTGCGCGGTGTTCGGGGGCGAGCGGCTGCCGCGGGGCTTGGACCCGGACTGCTGCGGGTAG
- a CDS encoding DUF5959 family protein, protein MTERGPVDLIHLADEENSMVVRVAGPTTGVLPWDGCLDVDIVVASEFAKGHLTEVCLLPEDLNDWAEALELLAVGQPVRWMDDGRNPEIRITPEGPYISRGEVLNAIEVVVRDTAVSLTSVCVLVRLPDDWVDAQRLQLAQVRAAWPFGQG, encoded by the coding sequence ATGACCGAGCGCGGTCCGGTGGACCTCATCCACCTTGCTGATGAAGAGAACAGCATGGTCGTTCGGGTGGCGGGGCCAACAACCGGAGTGCTCCCGTGGGACGGCTGCCTTGACGTCGACATCGTGGTGGCCAGCGAGTTCGCGAAGGGCCACCTCACAGAGGTGTGCCTGCTGCCCGAGGACCTGAACGATTGGGCAGAGGCGCTCGAACTGCTCGCCGTGGGCCAGCCGGTTCGCTGGATGGACGACGGTCGAAACCCGGAGATCCGGATCACGCCGGAGGGACCATACATCTCCCGCGGCGAGGTCCTCAACGCGATCGAGGTGGTGGTGAGGGACACCGCGGTGTCCCTCACCTCGGTTTGCGTATTGGTGCGCCTGCCCGACGACTGGGTCGATGCCCAGCGTCTGCAACTCGCCCAGGTCCGCGCCGCGTGGCCCTTCGGGCAGGGTTGA
- a CDS encoding DUF5336 domain-containing protein, with translation MNIRSLTRGDGVVIGAAVLLFIASFLDVASCSGSYCGAVDSPNAWGLSLGLGLGTYMTGVVGGALIALARSLPQPRKVAGLDLGTVGVALSVASGWALLWWLIDADGAGSGLILGMIASVVLAGAAIATPLVPALSAALVGAPKPVAPQPPYGGQPQGGYGYPGAPQQGQPYGAQPQQGPGQPFGGPSQPQPSAPQAQQPAAQDFSPFWFAVPVARPLFAEDGSPTPIAELAPGTWYLAVEQRGATLVAQTQDGRRGVLQDISGIQRG, from the coding sequence GTGAATATCCGCTCCCTCACTCGAGGCGACGGCGTGGTGATCGGAGCAGCGGTGTTGCTGTTCATCGCCTCGTTCCTCGACGTAGCCAGCTGCAGTGGCAGCTACTGCGGCGCAGTCGACAGCCCGAACGCCTGGGGACTCAGCCTGGGTCTCGGACTCGGCACCTATATGACCGGTGTGGTCGGCGGTGCGCTCATCGCGCTCGCCAGGAGCCTTCCTCAGCCGCGCAAGGTGGCCGGCCTCGACCTGGGAACCGTCGGTGTGGCTCTGTCCGTCGCCTCCGGCTGGGCACTCCTGTGGTGGCTGATCGACGCGGACGGCGCCGGTTCCGGTCTCATCCTCGGCATGATCGCCTCCGTGGTCCTCGCCGGCGCCGCGATCGCCACTCCGCTCGTCCCGGCGCTGAGCGCCGCCCTCGTCGGCGCCCCCAAGCCCGTCGCCCCGCAGCCGCCCTACGGCGGTCAGCCGCAGGGTGGTTACGGCTACCCGGGCGCTCCGCAGCAGGGCCAGCCCTACGGTGCCCAGCCGCAGCAGGGGCCGGGGCAGCCGTTCGGTGGTCCGTCTCAGCCGCAGCCGTCGGCCCCGCAGGCCCAGCAGCCCGCGGCCCAGGACTTCTCGCCGTTCTGGTTCGCCGTGCCGGTGGCGCGTCCGCTGTTCGCGGAGGACGGTTCGCCGACGCCGATCGCCGAACTGGCGCCGGGCACCTGGTACCTGGCCGTCGAGCAGCGCGGTGCCACCCTGGTGGCGCAGACGCAGGACGGCCGTCGTGGTGTGCTGCAGGACATCTCGGGGATCCAGCGCGGCTAG
- a CDS encoding class I SAM-dependent methyltransferase — translation MLTVDFSRFPLAPGDRVLDLGCGAGRHAFECYRRGAQVVALDQNAEEIREVAKWFAAMKEAGEAPAGATATAMEGDALALPFPDESFDVVIISEVMEHIPDDKGVLAEMVRVLKPGGRIAITVPRYGPEKVCWTLSDAYHEVEGGHIRIYKADELLGKIREAGLKPYGTHHAHALHSPYWWLKCAFGVDNDKALPVRAYHKLLVWDIMKKPLATRVAEQALNPLMGKSFVAYATKPHLPVDTAAVDAS, via the coding sequence GTGCTGACCGTCGACTTCTCCCGGTTCCCGCTCGCCCCGGGCGACCGCGTCCTGGACCTCGGCTGCGGTGCCGGCCGGCACGCGTTCGAGTGCTATCGGCGGGGAGCGCAGGTCGTCGCCCTTGACCAGAACGCCGAGGAGATCCGCGAGGTCGCCAAGTGGTTCGCGGCGATGAAGGAGGCGGGCGAGGCGCCCGCCGGGGCCACCGCGACGGCCATGGAGGGCGACGCCCTCGCGCTGCCCTTCCCCGACGAGTCCTTCGACGTCGTGATCATCTCCGAGGTCATGGAGCACATCCCGGACGACAAGGGTGTCCTCGCGGAGATGGTCCGGGTGCTGAAGCCGGGCGGCCGCATCGCGATCACCGTCCCGCGCTACGGCCCGGAGAAGGTCTGCTGGACGCTGTCCGACGCGTACCACGAGGTCGAGGGCGGCCACATCCGCATCTACAAGGCGGACGAGCTGCTGGGCAAGATCAGGGAAGCCGGGCTCAAGCCGTACGGCACCCACCACGCGCACGCGCTGCACTCCCCGTACTGGTGGCTGAAGTGCGCGTTCGGCGTCGACAACGACAAGGCGCTGCCCGTGCGGGCGTACCACAAGCTCCTGGTCTGGGACATCATGAAGAAACCGCTGGCCACGCGGGTCGCCGAGCAGGCACTGAACCCGCTGATGGGCAAGAGCTTCGTGGCGTACGCGACCAAGCCGCACCTGCCCGTCGACACCGCCGCGGTGGACGCTTCGTGA